ATCGCGCCTTGGCCCGGTGCGATCTGTTCAGCATGGTCGCGCAATTCTTCCATGGAAAGCGGCGGCACGAGCTGGTGTTCCGCGGCATAAACGGAAACCTCGCGCATAAGCTGGTCGCGCTCGAACCGTTCCGCCGGAACTCCGTACTTTGGTTGGGTCTGCTGCATCACCCGTAGGCTCCAAATCCGAAAAACCAGTTTTTCTTGGCAAAGCGATACGCCCAACTGCGCTCCGGAATTTCGCTGCCGGGCTGATGATGACTGCCGCACGGACACATCTGGTTCAGCTCGGCCAGCAATGTGCCGCGCCCGGAGCTATCGACCGCGTCTTCGTCTTTGATGAATCCGGCAAGCTGTTTCGGGTTCTCCATGATGATGCAACCCTGCGTGGTCTTGCAGCACATGGTGCGGAATTTTTTTAGAAATGCCGATTCGTTGAATAGCTTGTATAGTCCGGTGCCGTCGCCGATATTATCTTTGGCAAACTGAAGCGGCGGACACGGCTCGACGAAGCCGTCGGGGCTGACGTGATTAGCGATGCCGACCGCCGCCGGACAAAGCGCCCTGCCCTTATCATCCCAATAAGCATCAACGACCACGACCGGTGCCGTGAGGCGGATATCCACAATGAAGCGGCGCAGCGCTGTGACCTGTCCGGCGTCGAGCGCCAATTCGGGCGACGCATTCGGGCCAACGGGACGGTAGATGTAATACCAAAGATAATGCGCGCCGAGCGCGGCGATTTCGTTCACAAACTTTTCGCTGGCGAGGTCGGCGATGTTGGACTTGCAGACGCTGGTGCAGACGCCGGTGACGAGGCGATGCTTTCGGCAGTTCGCCAGCCCCGCCAGCGTCTGTTCGTAAACGTTTTTTCCGCCGCGCCGCTCGTCGCTCACTTTTTCAAGCCCTTCAATACTAATGAGCGGGCTGATGTTGCCGATCCGGCGCATTTCTTTGGCAACGGCATCGGTGATCAGCGTGCCGTTGGTGAAGAGTAGAAAATAACAGTCGGGATGTTTTTCGAAAACTTCAAAGAGGCCGTCGTAGAGCAGCGGTTCGCCGCCGAGAATTCCGAAGAAGCAAGAGCCTTGCGCTTTGCATTCGCGGATGACGTTGTCGAGCGTGCCAGGCGCAATCTGTTTGGGCGGATTAGATTGCGACACCCAGCATCCCTGACAGGCAAGGTTGCAGGCGTTGGTGACGGACAGGAAAAGAAACGCCGGGAAATATTCGCCGCGCTTGAGACGCTTTTGAAATTTTTCGATGGAGCGCATGCCTTTGTAGCCGAAGTTATAAGCAAACTTCCAAAGGAGCCGCTTGTCGGGCTCGGTCAGCATTCGCTTCATCAGCGCGATACTCATACTTTCTCCTCCGCGCATTTTTTCCGTTCCGCCAGCGCCTGTTCGACCTTCTTCTGGTTCAGCAACGTGCGGCGTTTCTGTTTGCGGGCATTGAGCGCGGCATAAACATCGTTGCCGAGAATTTCATCTACGTTGATTTTGATGTTCGCCTTGAGGGCTTCTTCGTCGGAGATTTCCGCGCCGTTGATCGGAGCCTCGCCGACTTTCGGAAAGATGATGGCGGCTTCAGGACAAATCCGCGCGCAGGCCGGACAATTGTTTTTACAGCTCTGCGGATTCGTCACGCGCACTTTGCCGTCCGCATCTTTTTCATAAACTCCGAACAGGCAGAACTCAAAACACTGTCCGCAGTTCGTGCAGCGGTCGCCATCGATGACCGGGAACCATGAGAGAGTTTGGGAGTGAGGGAGTACGGGAGTGCGGGAGTGTGGGAGTACGGGAGTACGGAGGTTAATGAACTCGGCGCTTTCAGGAAGCGGATATCCGGCAAAGGCAAACAGCGCCCGGACGGCACGGGGGTGGCAGGCATAGATGACGGGATACTCTGCCGCCGCGATGTCTTTGAGTCGCGGATCATTTTTCTGAGCGGCGCAACAGAGGTCGGGCACAACGAGCCCGGAAACCTCGTCCGCATTTCCAAGGTTCAGCAGGCCGCGCTCTGCGCATTGGCAGATCAGGATGGTTTTATTTGCTGACATTGATCGCGACGAGCGTTCCTTTGTCGTTGCGGCAATAGATGATTCCGTTCGCCAGAACCGGCGGCGTCCAGCACAGCTGACCGAGCCCGGTGTCCATTTTTGAAATCTCGTTATATTTATCCGGCGCGGTAGCCGCAAAGTAGAGCGTTCCGGATTCGCCCAACACAATCAGCTTGCCGTCCGCCGCGATCAATGAGCCGAAGCCGATCTGTTCGCTCCATTTTTCGGAGCCGTCGGCGGCAGAGATACAGCGCAGGGTTCCCTTCGATTTGGTCTGGCCGTCAATTCCGTAAATGTACCCGTCAATATAAACACAGCTGCTGAACTGGGTTTTCAGAGCCGTGCTCTCCCACAGCTTATTCAGTTCACCGGAGGAAAAGTCGAGCATGGCGCAACCGCGATCGTAGCCGGAAGAAATGAATATCTTATCGCCGATAACAAGCGGGTCGGCCCCGTTGATATCGAACTTGGTGATCCACTCAATGGACGCGATCTGCTTTCCGGTTTTGGCATCAACCGTTTGCAGGCCGGACGCTGTAAACATTGCGGCACACCGCTTGTCTGCGCGGTCGAACACAACCGGCGAAGCATAGCTTGGCGCTCCGACACTGCTCCATTTGATGCTTCCGCTGTTCTTGTCGAGCGCCACTCCGGCAGAACCGATGTTCAGCAGAATCATATTCCCTTCGATAACCGCTGAAGATGAAATGCCCCATCTGATGTTTTTGTTACCTGTCTTGCCGGGTACATCAGCCTGCCATTTTATTTTTCCCGACGCCGCATCGAGGCAAATGACCAGCCCGTCCTGACTGACCGTATAGACACAATCCCCGTCAATCACAGGAGTGGCGCGCGGCCCTTTATACTTTCCTCCTGTTTGCGAAGCATAAGAATAGCTCCAGACTTCTTTCCCGGTTTTTGCGTCCAGACAATAAACCGTGTCTTTGCCTGCTTTATCATCAGCCGACTCATGCCCCATGGTGTAAAGTTTATCGCCCTTGACGCTGACCGACGAATAACCGGCGCCCAGCTCCTTCGTCCAAAGCGTTTTTGCCCCGCTGGAATCCCAGCCGGTTTCTTTTGAAATTCCATTGCCATCCGGACCGCGCCAGACCGGCCAGTCGTTGGCGTATCCACCGGCGGCTGCCGCCGCAACTGTCAGGTACAACATCCAGTTCTTCATCGCGATCTCCTCTTGCTGAATAACTCTCCGTCAGGAAGGAAAGGAAACCAAATCCGACTCCTTTTTACACTCCCTAACTGCTGAAAATTGAATCCGGGGCGGACAAACTATGCGACGGCACTGGATACTTCGTTGCGCCAATCGGTCTTTCCAGAACAGGCAAGGTCACCCCAGAACAAAAAGCCCCCCGCTCCGGAGAGCGGGGGTCATGACAACTCACTTGTTATTCGAGCAGTCTGGTTTTTACTGCTGAACCCATTTGATCGCATCCGCGCACGGGCGTTTGCCGCCGGCGACGTCAGCGCCGATTTCAACATAGTTACCGCTCGTGAAGTTAAACGTGCCAAGCGAAACCCACGTTCCGCCATTGATCGTCTGGTTCACCCGGGTCGTCTGACTGCCGTTCTGATGAACAACAGTGTAAGGACAGTTCGTTCCCGCAGTAGCCCAGCCGGAAGCGTATTTTGCAAACACCTCATACGAACCCGTCGTTGGAAGCGTCGGGGTGTACCGGCGCCACGCGGTGGTGCTACTGGCGATGGTCATGAAGTTGGTTCCTTGATACCCGGTACCTGCAACAACACCATACCACGCTCCAGAGGCTGTCACTCCGGCGGCATTATTATCCAGGATCACTTCCGCGCCGCCGGGCGGGGTAACGACCTGATTGATTTTTAGATTATCAATCGCGCCAAACGCATTGGCCCCGGCTTTATAGAATCTAAAGTCGGCCTTCGTAATCCCGACCGCGTCCAGCGTGGCCGGAACAAGGATAGCCGCAGTCTGCAACGGAATAGCAATATTGGTCGTGGCAATTGTGCCGTTCGGATAGGCCAACGTGATGGTACACTGGTCTGCCAGATTATTCCCTTCTCCCACGTCCACTGAATACAGGTCAAACGGCTGTCCATCCGTTCTTTGCACACTGAGCAACCACCCCGCTGACTTGGCATGCAACACTTTACTTGGCCAGCCGAGGGGCCAGCCGTTGGTTGCATTAAATATCTTCAATCCGTTCGTTGAGCTGCCATTGACCGTATAGGCTCCGATCACCATCGGTTGCGGCGCGGAGGCTGTCCCGATGCTCAACGGCTGAGTTTCGAAGTTAATCGTGGCGGCCGGTGTGGATCGTTGGAAAACCTGCACAGTGAAGGTTCTCCATGCCGGGTCTTTGTCGGCATCCAGAACACGCAGATAAACGTATCCGTCACCTTTAGCCGTCGGAGTACCTGTGATTTTCTTGGTGCTCGCGTTGTAGGTCAGCCCGGCAGGCAGAAGAGATGCAATGCACTCTACCGTTAGGGTTCCGTTTCCACCGCTGACTGCGATGGTCTGATTATACGGTGTACCCACTTCCACGCGCGGCAACGCCGCTGCGGTGGTAAACTGCGGTACCAAACCCTTAGGTGTATGGATCGACCGGATCGTCTTAAACTCATCAATGACGTCGAGTATGAGCTGATATTTCGGCGCGTTGCTGGTCGGCTGATCGATATATTCCAGATGGCCCCACTGCCCGTTTTTTCCCCACTGGCCCGCATCGGTGAACATGCAATCCACCCGCAGACCTTTTTCAAAGGACATATTGACGTGAGCATAGTAGATGTCCGCGAACCCCGGATGGCGGTTCATCGCTTCCATCAGCAGAGTAACGCCGTCATCGGTTGTGGGAGGGCCGTCAAAGCTTGACGTATAAACCGACGGGCCGCCTTCATAGGCCACGAGCGGTAGATTATTGCTCAGAGCCAGCGGCAGCATGTAATCCGTAATCCCGCCGCGAACCCCCAATTCATCCGGGCCGGTGTCGCCACTGTTTTGTGTTCCGGACAACACATACTCCATCCACTTGGTAAGCGTGGCTTGAAGATCGGTTTCCAACCGGGCGCTCGCCCAGTAACTGTCGGTCCACGGTGTGGCGTTCGTCGGAACAAAGTTCTGATCCTTCGCCCAATACTGAATGCCGTTTCCAAAATAGGTGGTTACGGCCAGCACTTCGGGCTTCAGTAGACTGGCGTTGTTGTAAAATTCAGCCACATACGGCGTCGTGTAATCTGATCTGGCGGTCCACGCACCGGCAACACGCACCACGCGAGCCGCAGTTAGTTTACTTTCAAAAATCTCCCACAATCTGGAACCTCTGCGGGCAATAAACTGCGCCTTGGTAATTCCCGCCGCCGCTGCCTGATTGGCAGCCCAAACACCCTGAGCGAATTCGTCGTTACCCGCCCAGATTTCGTTGGAATATTCCAAGTAAACTTTCAGCGCGCTGTTAAGCGGCTTCCATACTGGGTTGGCCTGCACCGAGGTATAGGCATTGGTTCCGTCCGAACCGAATTTAATCAGATTGGCCAGATTGGTCACAAAGGTATCGTTGGCCAAATGCGGGATGTTAAGCCACATGTCATTGGTCGTTTGATTGCAAAGCGCAACCATGTATTCAAAGGAAACGCCCGTGTCACGGTTTCCGGCATATATCCCATCACCGTAAGGCTTAACGCCACCTTCTGTCGGATCGCGCGGATTCAACGCTCCGTCCTGGAAGGCATACGCCGGTATGCGGCGGTCACTCCAGTTCTTTTGGGGGTTCTGATTCACTGATCCGAGATTCATAAACCGGATCCAGGACCATCTCCGCTCTTGCAGATGCTTCAGAAAAGCCGGGTGGAACAGTTGATTTTCGAGCGATTTGTTATTGGGATCGGTCGGGTCGGGCAGCCAGCACTTCACGTCGGTTAACGGAGTGGCTCCCAGCGCGTAAATATTGACGGAGGGTCTCAAACCCGGAGCCAGCGTATAAACACGCGTACCGTTGGTTGCCACGCCGGTGGCCGCAACGGTTGATTTGGCGGCAACATACGTTCCGTTGGCGCTGCGCACATCGGCGCCGCCTTTCCACGTTATAACAATCTGACCGGCATAAAGACCGCTTCCATCCGGCCAGGAATCCGGTTTATTAACGGGAGTCACGGAATTCTGCAATACCTGCACAACCTGCGTGGCGGTTGCGATTAAAACGGTCGGGTAGCCGAATTTATTTAACTGATTAGTTGGATATACTCCGGTGCCGCCGGAAATAAACTTCCAGCCCTGATTGTCCGCAGAAAGGGCGTTGGCAAAATAGGCCGCGCTGTAAGGGAAGCCCGTATGGTACGCCACCGGCGGAGTGTTTGTATCGAACGCTGCTTGCGAGCTGCCCGCCCAGAATACGGCGAGCGTTGCGAGGAGAAGCGACAGGTTGCGCAAATGCCGCAATCCGCCGGACGGCTTGAAACGAGGACTCATTTTCATCATACCAGCACCTTTCTATTTCGGTTTGGAAACGACCTGACTAATGACCCATTCCGTTTGCGGCGCTCTTCGTGATGATCCCACTAAAAGCACCACATACTCCTGCCGTATTACGCCTCAACTTTATTTGCCTCAACCATAGTCCTGTCTTGAAAAATACAAGCTGATGCATAAAGTGGCCCTATGAGCAGATCCGTCACCCTGAGAGATATTGCTGAGGCTCTTGGCGTGGATATGTCAACGGTCTCACGGGCGTTAAACAACAGCCCCCGTATCCGGCAGTCCACCGCCGAAAAAGTCAGAGCTAAAGCCGCCGAAATGGGCTACCGCCCGGATCCCTCCTTGCGTCGGCTGACCCAACTCCGCTGGACAGGTGAAACATCGGCAAGACCGGTGTCGATTGCGCTTATCAAATGGCTGAAAGCCGATTGCCCCTTCCGAACGCAGGAACTCATCGCCCCCGTCCGGATTGCGGTTGAATCGCTGGGCTATGGATTCGAAACCTTTTGTGTCGAGGATTACAAAAGTCCGGCAGAGGCCGCACGGTTGATGGAAGCGCGCGGCGTGGCAGGACTGATTCTATTGCCGTCCAATTATCCATCGGCCTGGACCGGGTTTCCGTGGGCCCGGTTTACAGCGATTCACCTTCTTATGGGAAAAGAGCTTCCCACCGGGCTGTCTTATGTTGATCAAGGCGCCTTTCGCGTCATGCTGGATGCGGGGCGGCGCGTGGCGGAAGCCCGCCCGAAGTCGGCTGCCATTTGTTTTTTCAGCCCGCCGAGTGAAACACCGGAAGGCTTACAGAGCTATTCGGCGGCAGTAACGGTAATCGAATGGTGGAAGAAAGCGGGCATCGCCTGCCAGCCGCCGCGCCTGTTTGACGGGATCGAGATCATGCGGCAAATGGCGGAATGGCTCGCCAAAGAAAAGGTGGAGGCCGCGATTGTTCCCAACGCGGGAATCGACGCGTGGAAAAAGCCAAACGGCCAACCCATCCTGCCGGAAAAAACAAAATTGATTGCTCTGGATCGAAGAGGATGGTCGGACTTTGCCGGCTATGAGCGGCAAAGCGATCTTCTGGCGCGGCGAGCCGTGCAATACATTGACAGCTTAATCCGCCACGGCGAGCGCGGATGCCCCGCTCTGCCGGAAACGATTCTGGTTCCCCTGCTCTGGGTTCCCGGCCCCAGCTTTCCGGAATAAAATGGAAGTTACCAAAACCAATAGGCGCCGGTATAAACAGCGTACCAGCCGAGCAGTCCATTGGTAACAGCGTGCGCCAGGACGGCGGCCCAGATATCGCGGGTTTTCACCATCAACCAGGTGAAGATCAATCCGCAGAGGAATCCCATCAGCCATTCGTTGTGTTCAAGCGCGAACAGCACGGCGACCAGAATGCACATTCCGTTGTCAAGCTTGCCGATGTCCTTTTGGAAAAACGGACTGCCCTGCATCCAGCGGTAAACGAAGCCGCGGAAGAAAAACTCCTCAATCATGCCGATTACCAGCGTCGTGCCGAGCATGTGAACCCAGAACAGCGGCCAGCCGGTGGTGCGCGGGTCGTAGTGGTAAAGTCCGTTCGCGCCCATTTCGAGCGGCTCGCGCAATTTGCCGAATTTCGTCATCCCGACCAGATAGCGCTCATAGAATTCGCTGATCTTCGGAAAGACGCTTTTGAAAAATTCCGATTCGAGGCCGACCCAGAAAACAAACACCAGCAGGCCGACCGCCAGCGCGAGCGGAACGTTCTTGAGTTTCGGCGGCGTGTACCAGCGCCACGGTCGGCAGATCAGCAGGAGAATAATTCCGCCGAGAGTCTGAATGGCGTAACGGGGTCCGGACGGATCGCCCAGCAACGACATCATCAACAGCCACGCCAAATACGGAATGGAATGCACCCAGACCGCTTTGTCGTTTTCCTTATCCAGCTCCGGCGTCCAATCGTCTTTTAGTTTTGCAGACATGCGGCGGAAACTACCGGACGGATTCCCGGCAGAAAAGCAAAAACGCCGCCCTCAGATAAAAGGGCGGCGTCCGCGAAAACAGAAGATCAGTGCGTTGCGGCAGCAGCGTAACAGCGGATCTCTGCAATGGCCGCCGAAGGGTCACCGCCGGTTGCCTGAATCAGTACGCGGAGCCGTTTGACGGTTACCGGTTGCGGCAGATCGTGGTTGCGGCGGCGGTTCCAGTTGTCCCGCACCCGCACCACCTCATTCCACACGCCGTTGCCGGCATCCACTTCAATTGAATATTCGCGGGCATTTTGCGAAGCGCGGTAGAATGGCGGCTCGCTGTGAACCTCCAGCAACATCTGTCCCGGAAAAGTCAGCTCAACGCGTTTGATCGTTTGCGGAACATCCCAGGCCAGCTCCAGCCATTGCGGCAGAGAACGGTCTGGTGCGCTGCGCCAGCATTCCGGCCCCACCCCGGGCCGGGTGCGTCCACTGAGAACAGAGGCGGGTTCA
The sequence above is a segment of the Kiritimatiellaceae bacterium genome. Coding sequences within it:
- a CDS encoding CAAX prenyl protease-related protein, which encodes MSAKLKDDWTPELDKENDKAVWVHSIPYLAWLLMMSLLGDPSGPRYAIQTLGGIILLLICRPWRWYTPPKLKNVPLALAVGLLVFVFWVGLESEFFKSVFPKISEFYERYLVGMTKFGKLREPLEMGANGLYHYDPRTTGWPLFWVHMLGTTLVIGMIEEFFFRGFVYRWMQGSPFFQKDIGKLDNGMCILVAVLFALEHNEWLMGFLCGLIFTWLMVKTRDIWAAVLAHAVTNGLLGWYAVYTGAYWFW
- a CDS encoding PQQ-binding-like beta-propeller repeat protein, which encodes MKNWMLYLTVAAAAAGGYANDWPVWRGPDGNGISKETGWDSSGAKTLWTKELGAGYSSVSVKGDKLYTMGHESADDKAGKDTVYCLDAKTGKEVWSYSYASQTGGKYKGPRATPVIDGDCVYTVSQDGLVICLDAASGKIKWQADVPGKTGNKNIRWGISSSAVIEGNMILLNIGSAGVALDKNSGSIKWSSVGAPSYASPVVFDRADKRCAAMFTASGLQTVDAKTGKQIASIEWITKFDINGADPLVIGDKIFISSGYDRGCAMLDFSSGELNKLWESTALKTQFSSCVYIDGYIYGIDGQTKSKGTLRCISAADGSEKWSEQIGFGSLIAADGKLIVLGESGTLYFAATAPDKYNEISKMDTGLGQLCWTPPVLANGIIYCRNDKGTLVAINVSK
- a CDS encoding radical SAM protein, whose product is MSIALMKRMLTEPDKRLLWKFAYNFGYKGMRSIEKFQKRLKRGEYFPAFLFLSVTNACNLACQGCWVSQSNPPKQIAPGTLDNVIRECKAQGSCFFGILGGEPLLYDGLFEVFEKHPDCYFLLFTNGTLITDAVAKEMRRIGNISPLISIEGLEKVSDERRGGKNVYEQTLAGLANCRKHRLVTGVCTSVCKSNIADLASEKFVNEIAALGAHYLWYYIYRPVGPNASPELALDAGQVTALRRFIVDIRLTAPVVVVDAYWDDKGRALCPAAVGIANHVSPDGFVEPCPPLQFAKDNIGDGTGLYKLFNESAFLKKFRTMCCKTTQGCIIMENPKQLAGFIKDEDAVDSSGRGTLLAELNQMCPCGSHHQPGSEIPERSWAYRFAKKNWFFGFGAYG
- a CDS encoding ferredoxin family protein produces the protein MSANKTILICQCAERGLLNLGNADEVSGLVVPDLCCAAQKNDPRLKDIAAAEYPVIYACHPRAVRALFAFAGYPLPESAEFINLRTPVLPHSRTPVLPHSQTLSWFPVIDGDRCTNCGQCFEFCLFGVYEKDADGKVRVTNPQSCKNNCPACARICPEAAIIFPKVGEAPINGAEISDEEALKANIKINVDEILGNDVYAALNARKQKRRTLLNQKKVEQALAERKKCAEEKV
- a CDS encoding LacI family DNA-binding transcriptional regulator, with the translated sequence MSRSVTLRDIAEALGVDMSTVSRALNNSPRIRQSTAEKVRAKAAEMGYRPDPSLRRLTQLRWTGETSARPVSIALIKWLKADCPFRTQELIAPVRIAVESLGYGFETFCVEDYKSPAEAARLMEARGVAGLILLPSNYPSAWTGFPWARFTAIHLLMGKELPTGLSYVDQGAFRVMLDAGRRVAEARPKSAAICFFSPPSETPEGLQSYSAAVTVIEWWKKAGIACQPPRLFDGIEIMRQMAEWLAKEKVEAAIVPNAGIDAWKKPNGQPILPEKTKLIALDRRGWSDFAGYERQSDLLARRAVQYIDSLIRHGERGCPALPETILVPLLWVPGPSFPE